In Zalophus californianus isolate mZalCal1 chromosome 17, mZalCal1.pri.v2, whole genome shotgun sequence, one DNA window encodes the following:
- the CIC gene encoding protein capicua homolog isoform X1, with protein sequence MKPMKKACVGLPGSGSGGKSPPATRAKALRRRGAGEGDKPEEEDEMVQQQPPPPPGPEEAEEGEEEESERGPGAEGLPPELPPEDPAAPGPAEDPKVEGEASRWEPSLSRKTATFKSRAPKKKYVEEHGAGSGSSGPAGAPEERARTPEEAGALGVPPRPPTSTRSSSTDTASEHSADLEDEAAEACGPGPWPPSGTSGGYDLRQLRSQRVLARRGDGLFLPAVVRQVRRSQDLGVQFPGDRALTFYEGAPGGGVDVVLDATPPPGALAVGTAVCTCVEPGVAAYREGVVVEVATKPAAYKVRLSPGPNSQPGLPAAPPQPPQLPHREPEEAVWVARSSLRLLRPPWEPEALPRKPPVGPEEEQAEPGGVLPPCPTALDPKQPEDAEVSKISFGGNLGTCEEGEEKHPPALGTPALLPLPPPQLLSPPPKSPAFAGPGRPGEQPSPCQEGSQAGSRSSSVASLEKGAAPAARARTPLTAAQQKYKKGDVVCTPNGIRKKFNGKQWRRLCSRDGCMKESQRRGYCSRHLSMRTKEMEGLADSGPGGAGRPAGVAAREGSTEFDWGDETSRDSEASSVAARGDSRPRLVAPADLSRFEFDECEAAVMLVSLGSSRSGTPSFSPVSTQSPFSPAPSPSPSPLFGFRPANFSPINASPVIQRTAVRSRHLSASTPKGGVLTPPDLGPHPPPPAPRERHSSGILPTFQTNLTFTVPISPGRRKTELLPHPGALGAPGAGGGGATPDFPKSDSLDSGVDSVSHTPTPSTPAGFRAVSPAVPFSRSRQPSPLLLLPPPAGLTSDPGPSVRRVPAVQRDSPVIVRNPDVPLPSKFPGEVSTAGEARAAGPGRGCRETPVPPGVASGKPGLPPPLPAPVPITVPPAAPTAVAQPMPTFGLASSPFQPVAFHPSPAALLPVLVPSSYTSHPAPKKEVIMGRPGTVWTNVEPRSVAVFPWHSLVPFLAPSQPDPSVQPSEAQQPASHPVASTQSKEPAESAAVAHEQPPGGTGNADPGRPPGATCPESPGPGPPHTLGVVEPGKGPPPTAEEEAPGPPGEPRLDSETESDHDDAFLSIMSPEIQLPLPPGKRRTQSLSALPKERDSSSEKDGRSPNKREKDHIRRPMNAFMIFSKRHRALVHQRHPNQDNRTVSKILGEWWYALGPKEKQKYHDLAFQVKEAHFKAHPDWKWCNKDRKKSSSEAKPTSLGLAGGHKETRERSMSETGTAAAPGVSSELLSVAAQTLLSSDTKAPGSGSCGTERLHAVGGPGSARPRAFSHSGVHSLDGGEVDSQALQELTQMVSGPASYSGPKTSTQYGAPGPFSASSEGGALAASGRPPLLPTRASRSQRAASEDMTSDEERMVICEEEGDDDVIADDGFGATDIDLKCKERVTDSESGDSSGEDPEGSKGFGRKVFSPVIRSSFTHCRPPLDPEPPGPPDPPAPAFGKGYGPTPSSSSSSSSPASSSASAATSFPLGSGTFKAQESGQGGREGPLRPPPPGAGGPVTPSKATRFLPTDPVAFRRKRPESVGGLEPPGPSVIAAPPGGGGSVLQTLVLPPNKEEREGGGTRMPPAPAPSLAYGAPAAPLSRPAATMVTNVVRPVSSTPVPIASKPFPTAGRAEASPNDTAGARTEPVTGSRAPGSSPLGVSLVYSDKKSAAATSPAPHLVAGPLLGTVGKAPATVTNLLVGTPGYGAPAPPAVQFIAQGAPGSGATTGSGAGAGSGPNGPVPLGILQPGALGKAGGITQVQYILPTLPQQLQVAPAPAPAPGTKAAAPGGPAPTTSIRFTLPPGTSTNGKVLAATAPTPGIPILQSVPSAPPPKAQSVSPVQAPPPGGSAQLLPGKVLVPLAAPSMSVRGGGAGQPLPLVSPPFSVPVQNGAQPPSKIIQLTPVPVSTPSGLVPPLSPATLSGPTSQPQKVLLPSSTRITYVQSAGGHALPLGTSPTSSQAGTVTSYGPTSSVALGFTSLGPSGPAFVQPLLSGQAPLLAPGQVGVSPVPSPQLPPTCTAPGGPVITAFYPGSPAPTSSAPLAQPSQAPPGLVYTVATSTTPPAATILPKGPPAPATATPAPTSPFPNATGSMTYSLVAPKAQRPTPKAPQKVKAAIASIPVGSFEAGAPGRSGPAARQPLEPGPAREPPTPESELEGQPTTPAPPPPPETWPPTARSSPPPPPPAEERTSTKGPEGMASKFPGSSSDWRVPGLGLESRGEPPTPPSPAPAPAPAPGGGGGGGGGGGGGGGGGGSSEGSSGRAAGDTPERKEAAGAGKKVKVRPPPLKKTFDSVDNRVLSEVDFEERFAELPEFRPEEVLPSPTLQSLATSPRAILGSYRKKRKNSTDLDSAPEDPTSPKRKMRRRSSCSSEPNTPKSAKCEGDIFTFDRTGTEAEDVLGELEYEKVPYSSLRRTLDQRRALVMQLFQDHGFFPSAQATAAFQARYADIFPSKVCLQLKIREVRQKIMQAATPTEQPPGAEAPLPGPPPTGTAAAPVPTPSPAGGPDPTSPGSDSGTAPAAPPLPPPPEPGPGQPGWEGPPQPSPPPPGPSPAATGR encoded by the exons ATGAAGCCAATGAAGAAGGCATGTGTCGGCCTCCCAGGTTCTGGCAGTGGTGGCAAGTCCCCACCGGCCACCCGGGCCAAGGCCCTGAGACGgcgaggggctggggagggcgaCAAGCCGGAGGAGGAAGACGAAATGGTGCAGCAGCAGCCGCCGCCACCTCCGGGGCCAGAAGAGgctgaggagggtgaggaggaggagtctGAGCGGGGCCCTGGGGCTGAGGGGCTGCCCCCGGAGCTGCCCCCTGAGGACCCGGCGGCCCCAGGCCCTGCTGAGGACCCCAAGGTGGAGGGGGAGGCGAGCCGCTGGGAGCCATCACTCAGCCGTAAGACGGCCACGTTCAAGTCTCGAGCGCCCAAGAAGAAGTATGTGGAGGAGCATGGAGCTGGCAGCGGTAGCAGTGGGCCGGCCGGGGCCCCTGAAGAGCGGGCACGGACCCCTGAGGAGGCCGGCGCCCTGGGTGTCCCTCCACGGCCACCCACCTCCACCCGTTCCTCTTCCACTGACACAGCCAGTGAGCACTCAGCCGACCTGGAGGATGAGGCAGCCGAAGCTTGTGGGCCGGGCCCCTGGCCCCCAAGTGGCACCAGCGGCGGATATGACCTGCGGCAGCTGAGGTCCCAGCGGGTGCTGGCTCGGCGGGGAGACGGCCTCTTCCTGCCGGCCGTGGTGCGCCAGGTGCGCCGAAGCCAGGACCTGGGGGTACAGTTCCCCGGGGACCGGGCCCTGACGTTCTACGAGGGGGCACCCGGCGGCGGTGTTGATGTGGTTTTGGATGCCACGCCACCGCCGGGTGCCCTGGCGGTGGGCACAGCTGTCTGTACCTGCGTGGAGCCCGGCGTGGCTGCCTACCGTGAGGGTGTGGTGGTGGAGGTGGCCACCAAGCCCGCTGCCTACAAGGTCCGCCTGAGTCCCGGCCCCAACTCGCAGCCGGGCCTGCCGGCCGCCCCACCACAGCCCCCACAGCTGCCACACCGTGAGCCCGAGGAGGCCGTGTGGGTGGCCCGCTCTAGCTTGCGCCTGCTGCGGCCCCCCTGGGAACCTGAGGCGCTGCCAAGGAAGCCCCCTGTGGGCCCCGAAGAGGAGCAGGCTGAGCCAGGGGGTGTCCTGCCCCCCTGCCCTACTGCCCTGGACCCCAAGCAGCCTGAGGATGCGGAGGTGTCGAAGATCAGCTTTGGTGGCAACCTGGGGACTTGTGAGGAGGGCGAGGAGAAGCACCCGCCAGCCCTGGGCACCCCGGCCCTGCTCCCActgcccccgccccagctccTGTCTCCCCCGCCCAAGTCCCCAGCTTTCGCGGGCCCCGGCCGCCCTGGCGAGCAGCCGTCGCCGTGCCAGGAGGGGAGTCAGGCTGGCAGCCGGAGCAGCAGCGTGGCCTCTCTGGAGAAGGGGGCTGCGCCAGCCGCCCGGGCCCGCACGCCACTGACAGCCGCCCAGCAGAAGTATAAGAAGGGGGACGTGGTCTGCACGCCCAACGGAATCCGCAAGAAATTCAATGGCAAGCAGTGGCGCCGGCTGTGCTCCCGAGACGGCTGCATGAAGGAGTCGCAGCGGCGGGGCTACTGCTCGCGCCACCTGTCCATGCGAACCAAGGAGATGGAGGGCCTGGCGGACAGTGGCCCTGGTGGGGCCGGGCGGCCGGCGGGCGTGGCGGCGCGTGAGGGCAGCACCGAGTTTGACTGGGGTGACGAAACATCGCGGGACAGTGAGGCCAGCAGCGTGGCGGCCCGCGGGGACTCGCGCCCACGCCTGGTGGCTCCTGCTGACCTGTCGCGCTTTGAGTTCGATGAGTGTGAGGCGGCCGTGATGCTGGTGTCGTTGGGCAGCTCTCGCTCTGGCACGCCCTCCTTCTCTCCCGTGTCCACGCAGTCGCCCTTCTCACCGGCCCCATCGCCCTCCCCCTCGCCGCTCTTTGGCTTCCGCCCCGCCAACTTCAGCCCCATCAACGCCTCACCAGTCATCCAACGCACTGCCGTTCGCAGCCGCCACCTGAGCGCCAGCACCCCGAAGGGGGGCGTGCTGACACCACCGGACCTGGGCCCCCACCCACCGCCGCCTGCCCCCAGAGAGCGCCACTCTTCTGGCATCCTACCCACCTTCCAGACCAACCTGACCTTCACCGTGCCCATCAGCCCCGGGCGGAGGAAGACAGAGCTGCTGCCCCACCCAGGGGCCTTGGGGGCGCCCGGTGCGGGCGGCGGAGGAGCCACCCCGGACTTCCCCAAGAGCGACAGCCTAGACTCCGGTGTGGACTCGGTGTCCCACACGCCTACACCCTCCACACCGGCTGGCTTCCGGGCTGTGTCACCCGCCGTGCCCTTCTCCCGCTCCCGCCAGCCCTCGCCATTGCTGCTGTTGCCCCCGCCTGCTGGCCTGACCTCGGACCCTGGGCCCTCCGTGCGCAGGGTTCCTGCTGTGCAGCGGGACTCACCCGTCATTGTTCGCAACCCCGACGTGCCGCTGCCCTCCAAATTCCCTGGGGAGGTGAGCACTGCTGGCGAGGCGCGGGCAGCGGGACCTGGGCGGGGCTGCCGAGAGACCCCAGTGCCCCCTGGGGTGGCCAGTGGGAAGCCtggcctgcccccacctctgccagCCCCCGTGCCCATCACCGTGCCTCCAGCCGCGCCGACTGCCGTGGCCCAGCCGATGCCCACCTTCGGCCTGGCTTCTTCACCCTTCCAGCCGGTGGCCTTCCACCCCTCACCTGCTGCCCTATTGCCCGTCCTGGTGCCCAGCAGCTACACCAGCCATCCTGCCCCCAAAAAGGAAGTCATCATGGGCCGACCTGGGACAG TGTGGACAAATGTGGAACCTCGCTCTGTTGCCGTGTTCCCCTGGCACTCCTTAGTCCCCTTTCTGGCCCCCAGCCAGCCCGACCCCTCTGTGCAGCCAAGTGAGGCCCAGCAACCTGCCAGCCACCCAGTGGCCTCCACCCAGAGCAAAG AACCTGCTGAGTCCGCGGCTGTCGCTCACGAGCAGCCACCAGGTGGTACAGGGAATGCTGATCCCGGGCGGCCCCCTGGAGCCACCTGCCCTGAGAGCCCAGGGCCTGGACCACCCCACACTTTGGGGGTGGTGGAACCTGGAAAGGGTCCCCCTCCTACTGCTGAGGAGGAGGCCCCTGGCCCTCCAGGAGAGCCCCGGCTGGACAGCGAGACAGAGAGTGACCATGATGATGC CTTCCTGTCCATCATGTCTCCTGAGATCCAGTTGCCCCTGCCACCCGGGAAACGCCGGACACAGTCCCTCAGTGCGCTGCCAAAGGAACGAGACTCCTCTTCAGAGAAGGATGGACGCAGCCCCAACAAG CGGGAGAAGGACCATATCCGGCGGCCCATGAACGCCTTCATGATCTTCAGCAAGCGGCACCGGGCCCTGGTCCACCAGCGTCACCCCAACCAGGACAACCGGACCGTCAGCAAGATCCTGGGCGAGTGGTGGTACGCCCTGGGGCCCAAGGAGAAGCAGAAGTACCATGACCTGGCCTTCCAG gTGAAAGAGGCCCACTTTAAGGCTCATCCAGACTGGAAGTGGTGCAACAAGGACCGGAAGAAGTCCAGCTCAGAGGCCAAGCCCACGAGCCTGGGGCTGGCAGGCGGGCACAAGGAGACCCGGGAGCGGAGCATGTCAGAGACAGGGACTGCCGCTGCCCCTGGAG TGTCCTCGGAACTCCTGTCCGTTGCAGCCCAGACACTCTTGAGCTCGGATACCAAGGCTCCGGGGAGCGGCTCCTGTGGAACAGAGCGTCTGCATGCAGTGGGGGGACCTGGCTCAGCCCGGCCCCGAGCCTTCTCCCACAGTGGGGTCCACAGCCTGGATGGTGGGGAAGTAGATAGCCAGGCACTACAGGAACTGACTCAG ATGGTGTCTGGCCCTGCATCCTATTCTGGTCCAAAGACTTCcacccagtatggggctccaGGCCCCTTCTCAGCCTCCAGTGAGGGAGGTGCCCTGGCGGCCAGTGGGCGACCCCCGCTGCTGCCCACCCGGGCCTCCCGTTCCCAGCGtgcagccagtgaggacatgacCAGTGACGAGGAACGCATGGTCATCTGTGAGGAGGAGGGAGACGATGATGTCATTG CTGACGACGGCTTTGGCGCCACTGATATTGACCTCAAGTGCAAGGAGCGGGTGACTGACAGCGAGAGCGGAGATAGCTCTGGGGAGGACCCAGAGGGCAGCAAG GGCTTTGGCCGGAAGGTGTTCTCGCCTGTGATCCGTTCCTCCTTTACCCACTGCCGCCCACCGCTGGACCCTGAGCCCCCAGGGCCCCCGGATCCACCAGCTCCAGCCTTTGGCAAAGGCTACGGGCccaccccatcctcctcctcctcctcgtcctcacctgcctcctcctcagcctctgcCGCCACCTCCTTCCCCCTGGGCTCAGGGACCTTCAAGGCCCAGGAGTCAGGGCAGGGCGGCAGGGAAGGCCCACTACGGCCCCCacctcctggggctgggggtccgGTGACACCTTCCAAGGCCACCCGGTTCCTCCCAACGGATCCTGTTGCCTTCCGGCGCAAGAGACCTGAAAGTGTGGGAGGCCTGGAGCCACCGGGCCCCTCGGTCATTGCGGCACCTCCTGGCGGGGGAGGAAGTGTCCTGCAGACGCTGGTCCTGCCCCCAAATAAGGAGGAACGGGAAGGCGGCGGAACCCGCAtgcccccggccccagccccatCACTGGCCTATGGGGCCCCAGCAGCCCCCCTGTCCCGCCCAGCTGCTACCATGGTCACCAACGTGGTGCGGCCTGTCAGTAGCACTCCTGTGCCCATCGCCTCTAAGCCCTTCCCCACCGCTGGCCGGGCCGAGGCATCTCCAAATGACACAGCAGGTGCCAGGACTGAGCCGGTCACAGGGTCCCGGGCACCTGGGAGCTCCCCGCTGGGCGTAAGCTTAGTGTATTCGGACAAGAAGTCAGCAGCAGCCACCTCGCCGGCCCCACATCTGGTGGCTGGGCCCCTCCTGGGCACTGTGGGGAAGGCCCCTGCCACAGTCACCAACCTGCTGGTGGGCACACCCGGTTATGGGGCCCCGGCGCCCCCTGCTGTTCAGTTCATAGCCCAGGGGGCCCCTGGCAGTGGGGCCACCACAGGCTCAGGAGCAGGTGCTGGGAGTGGCCCCAATGGGCCAGTGCCCCTGGGCATCCTGCAGCCAGGTGCCTTGGGCAAGGCTGGGGGAATCACCCAGGTGCAGTACATCCTGCCCACGCTGCCCCAGCAGCTTCAGGTGGCGCCTGCCCCAGCACCAGCCCCTGGGACCAAGGCAGCAGCTCCTGGTGGCCCCGCACCCACCACCAGCATCCGTTTCACCCTCCCACCGGGCACCTCCACCAACGGCAAGGTTCTGGCGGCCACCGCGCCCACTCCTGGCATCCCCATCCTGCAATCTGtaccctccgccccgccccccaaaG CCCAATCGGTTTCTCCTGTGCAGGCCCCACCGCCGGGCGGCTCAGCCCAGCTGCTACCTGGGAAGGTCCTGGTGCCCCTGGCGGCCCCTAGCATGTCGGTGCGGGGCGGAGGGGCTGGCCAGCCACTGCCCCTGGTGAGCCCGCCGTTTTCGGTACCTGTGCAGAATGGGGCCCAGCCACCCAGCAAG ATCATCCAGCTGACTCCGGTGCCCGTGAGCACACCCAGCGGCCTGGTGCCGCCCCTCAGCCCAGCCACACTCTCTGGACCCACCTCGCAGCCTCAGAAGGTCCTGCTACCCTCCTCCACCAG AATCACCTACGTGCAGTCGGCGGGTGGGCACGCGTTGCCCCTGGGCACCAGCCCTACGTCCAGCCAGGCTGGAACAGTCACCTCGTATGGGCCCACAAGCTCGGTAGCCCTAGGCTTCACCTCGCTGGGGCCCAGCGGACCCGCCTTTGTGCAGCCCCTACTTTCAG GCCAAGCCCCGCTGCTGGCTCCTGGCCAGGTGGGCGTGTCACCCGTGCCCAGTCCCCAGCTGCCGCCCACCTGCACGGCCCCCGGAGGTCCCGTTATCACGGCGTTTTACCCTGGCAGCCCTGCACCCACCTCCTCAGCACCCCTGGCCCAGCCatcccaggcgcccccaggcctGGTCTACACTGTGGCCACTAGCACCACCCCACCTGCTGCCACCATCCTGCCCAAGGGCCCACCAGCCCCTGCCACTGCCACCCCGGCCCCCACCAGCCCTTTCCCTAATGCCACAG GCTCCATGACCTACAGCTTAGTGGCCCCCAAGGCCCAGCGGCCCACCCCCAAGGCCCCCCAGAAAGTGAAGGCGGCCATCGCCAGCATTCCCGTGGGTTCCTTTGAGGCAGGTGCCCCTGGGCGGTCAGGCCCTGCAGCCCGGCAGCCCTTGGAGCCTGGCCCAGCCCGGGAGCCCCCTACCCCCGAATCTGAGCTCGAGGGGCAGCCTACGACACCggcccctccaccacccccagaGACCTGGCCTCCCACAGCCCGGAGcagccccccgccgcccccacctGCTGAGGAGCGAACAAGCACCAAGGGCCCTGAGGGCATG GCCAGCAAATTCCCCGGCTCGTCTTCAGACTGGCGAGTCCCAGGGCTGGGTCTGGAGAGCCGCGGGGagcctcccacccctcccagcccagcgccagctccagccccagcccctggcggcggcggcggcggtggcggtggcggcggcggcggcggcggcggcggcggcagcagtgAGGGCAGCAGTGGGAGGGCAGCTGGGGACACCCCCGAGCGCAAGGAGGCCGCTGGTGCCGGCAAGAAGGTGAAGGTGCGGCCCCCGCCCCTGAAGAAGACCTTTGACTCTGTGGACAA CAGGGTCCTGTCGGAGGTGGACTTCGAAGAGCGCTTTGCTGAGCTGCCTGAGTTCCGGCCTGAGGAGGTGCTGCCCTCGCCGACCCTGCAGTCTCTGGCCACGTCGCCCCGGGCCATCCTGGGCTCCTACCGCAAGAAGAGGAAGAACTCCACCG ACCTGGACTCAGCCCCCGAGGACCCCACCTCGCCCAAGCGCAAGATGAGGAGACGCTCCAGTTGCAGCTCCGAGCCCAACACCCCTAAGAGTGCCAAGTGCGAGGGGGACATCTTCACCTTTGACCGCACAG GTACGGAAGCCGAGGATGTGCTCGGGGAACTGGAGTACGAGAAGGTGCCATACTCCTCACTGCGGCGCACCCTGGACCAGCGCCGTGCCCTGGTCATGCAGCTCTTCCAGGACCATGGCTTCTTCCCATCAG cccaggcCACGGCAGCCTTCCAGGCCCGCTACGCAGACATTTTCCCCTCCAAGGTCTGTCTGCAGTTGAAGATCCGCGAGGTGCGCCAGAAGATCATGCAGGCGGCCACTCCCACGGAGCAGCCCCCTGGAGCCGAGGCCCCCCTCCCCGGACCGCCCCCCACTGGCACTGCTGCTGCCCctgtccccactcccagccctgcTGGGGGCCCTGACCCCACCTCACCTGGCTCGGACTCTGGCACAGCTCCGGCTGCCCCgccactgcccccacctccagAGCCGGGTCCCGGACAGCCTGGCTGGGAGGGGCCCCCgcagccctcccccccaccccccggcccctccccagctGCCACAGGCAGGTGA